One Setaria viridis chromosome 5, Setaria_viridis_v4.0, whole genome shotgun sequence genomic region harbors:
- the LOC117857970 gene encoding protein indeterminate-domain 7 yields MFQQELLQDRAEATDQDSSMSNLTSSASGGGPTAPPPPPASGNKRKRSLPGNPDPDAEVVALSPATLMATNRFVCEICGKGFQRDQNLQLHRRGHNLPWKLKQRGAGKDAPRKKVYVCPEASCVHHDPGRALGDLTGIKKHFFRKHGEKKWKCDKCSKKYAVHSDWKAHSKICGTREYKCDCGTVFSRRDSFITHRAFCDALTEESAKAIGLNAMAPATAHHHPLLFSPPAPQVMQHQVQDLAAPQEQHHQEVMQPPQAQQQHCNNYAMKTEMPPWPAMPYDHPLLQPLCNAAATQSQSSATSALPPHLPAASAHLSATALLLKAAQMGATIGGAGAAGAGAHYTQMAGPATSAPGSAAFGLVLPGLNAQQPAGGVMGGLARTASHGRSSEGGGGDGGGGGGGDAMTRDFLGLRALSHRDILGLAGFDSSCMGAVAANANMNCYEPQQHTQAHAQQHQQQSSNEPSHGMGSHRP; encoded by the exons ATGTTCCAGCAGGAGCTCCTGCAGGATCGAGCAGAAGCCACGGATCAGGACAGCAGCATGTCCAACctcacctcctccgcctccggcggcgggcccaccgcgcctcctcctccgccggcctccGGCAACAAGCGCAAGCGGAGCCTCCCAGGAAACCCCG ACCCCGACgcggaggtggtggcgctgtcgCCGGCGACGCTGATGGCAACGAACCGGTTCGTGTGCGAGATCTGCGGCAAGGGGTTCCAGCGCGACCAGAACCTGCAGCTCCACCGGCGCGGCCACAACCTGCCGTGGAAGCTCAAGCAGCGTGGCGCCGGCAAGGATGCGCCgcggaagaaggtgtacgtgtgcccGGAGGCGTCGTGCGTGCACCACGACCCCGGCCGCGCGCTGGGCGACCTCACCGGCATCAAGAAGCACTTCTTCCGCAAGCACGGCGAGAAGAAGTGGAAGTGCGACAAGTGCTCCAAGAAGTACGCCGTGCACTCCGACTGGAAGGCGCACTCCAAGATCTGCGGCACCAGGGAGTACAAGTGCGACTGCGGCACCGTCTTCTCCAG GCGGGACAGCTTCATCACGCACCGCGCCTTCTGCGACGCGCTCACCGAGGAGAGCGCCAAAGCCATCGGCCTCAACGCCATGGCTCCCGCGACGGCGCACCACCACCCGCTGCtcttctcgccgccggcgccgcaggtGATGCAGCACCAGGTCCAGGACCTCGCCGCGCCGCAGGAGCAACACCACCAGGAGGTCATGCAGCCGCCGCaagcgcagcagcagcactgcAATAACTACGCCATGAAGACGGAGATGCCGCCGTGGCCGGCGATGCCCTACGACCACCCGCTGCTGCAGCCGCTctgcaacgccgccgccacgcagAGCCAGAGCTCGGCCACgtccgcgctgccgccgcaccTGCCCGCCGCGTCGGCGCACCTGTCGGCCACGGCGCTGCTGCTGAAGGCGGCGCAGATGGGCGCCAccatcggcggcgccggcgccgcgggagCGGGCGCGCACTACACACAGATGGCGGGCCCCGCAACGAGCGCGCCGGGCAGCGCCGCCTTCGGGCTCGTCCTCCCTGGCCTGAACGCGCAGcagccggcgggcggcgtcaTGGGCGGCCTCGCGAGAACCGCCTCCCACGGCCGCAGCAgcgagggtggtggcggcgatggcggcgggggaggtggaggcgacgcCATGACGAGGGACTTCCTGGGCCTTCGCGCCCTCTCACACCGCGACatcctcggcctcgccggctTCGACTCCTCGTGCatgggcgccgtcgccgccaacgccaacatgaactGCTACGAACCGCAGCAGCATACACAGGCGCATGCGCAGCAGCATCAACAGCAAAGCAGCAACGAGCCATCGCACGGCATGGGAAGCCATAGGCCATAG
- the LOC117856451 gene encoding uncharacterized protein, with protein sequence MWLAGHLRPGFMVKEPAVVAEGRWDSALGTLCLRACRVLRSGPTSLAVQEEDDCDIGMGFWFPADWTVRDRSIVAGALWNTSHGAAGAVSASSIDFDSNRGNFSDVEYRYTMVDEAKKRYYADVLRGHINKAKGPFPAANFTYHDFEFRFFMDNVTGGSELGEAHPVTIGSAMVYGDQLAADDSFSRHAAADMEDGLLAVSYDIHIRHLPPHVNLMRPNMTSAVAIEERLVTAEGVYDPNTGVLCMIGCQELSGSTTDCQILITVRFSSLDAKAKGHGRGVISSLRARTDPLFFARMDIVLFGMYAEKVSESISRMDMESVMLVISTTLPCVFTALQILHAKRSPEASAATSTTMLVVLALGYVAPLVIGSEALFVSRGTEYTPFQRKVPYKPRQAILRVPTLIAFVLQLRLLHLAWSARRSAADRSKAETAAAAERRALWVCLPLYLLGGALTVALHVSNSRRAAREESLAVRVGPEPATMWEDLASSAGLALDAFLLPQVAMNAFSSGGAARAISPWFYAGGTVVRGMPRVYNAIRARGYAPSMTPSNVYASPRDDRFGVAWDVAVPCGAALLAVLLFLQQRLGGAFLFGSRRSGGYEMVSTQLEH encoded by the coding sequence ATGTGGCTCGCGGGACACCTGCGGCCTGGCTTCATGGTGAAGGAGCCGGCGGTCGTCGCCGAAGGGCGCTGGGACTCCGCCCTGGGCACGCTCTGCCTCAGGGCGTGCCGTGTGCTGCGCTCTGGGCCGACGTCCCTGGCGGTGCAGGAGGAGGACGATTGCGACATCGGGATGGGCTTCTGGTTCCCGGCCGATTGGACGGTTCGGGACCGGAGCATCGTCGCCGGCGCGCTTTGGAACACCAGCCATGGGGCTGCCGGCGCGGTATCGGCGTCGAGCATCGACTTCGACAGCAACAGAGGCAACTTCTCAGACGTGGAGTACAGATACACGATGGTCGATGAGGCAAAGAAGCGCTATTATGCAGACGTGTTGAGAGGCCACATTAACAAGGCCAAGGGGCCTTTCCCGGCCGCAAACTTTACTTACCATGACTTCGAGTTCCGTTTCTTCATGGATAACGTTACCGGAGGCTCGGAGCTTGGAGAAGCCCACCCGGTCACGATCGGCTCGGCGATGGTCTACGGGGATCAGCTAGCCGCCGACGATTCCTTCTCCCGGCATGCAGCTGCCGACATGGAGGACGGGCTGCTGGCCGTCAGCTACGACATACACATACGCCATCTTCCTCCACATGTGAATCTGATGCGTCCTAACATGACGTCCGCAGTTGCTATTGAAGAACGCCTGGTGACGGCGGAGGGCGTCTACGACCCTAACACGGGCGTCCTGTGCATGATCGGTTGCCAGGAGCTCAGCGGCTCCACCACGGACTGCCAGATCCTGATCACCGTCCGCTTCTCCTCCCTCGACGCGAAGGCGAAGGGCCATGGAAGAGGGGTGATCAGCAGCCTGAGAGCCAGGACGGATCCTCTCTTCTTCGCCAGGATGGACATCGTCCTGTTCGGGATGTACGCCGAGAAGGTGTCCGAGTCGATCTCGCGGATGGACATGGAGAGCGTCATGCTGGTGATCTCCACGACGCTGCCGTGCGTCTTCACGGCGCTGCAGATCCTCCACGCCAAGAGGAGCCCCGAGGCGTCTGCGGCCACGTCCACCACCATGCTCGTCGTCCTGGCCCTGGGTTACGTCGCCCCTCTCGTGATCGGCTCCGAGGCTCTGTTCGTCAGCAGGGGAACCGAGTACACGCCGTTCCAGAGGAAAGTGCCGTATAAGCCGAGGCAGGCGATACTGAGGGTGCCCACGCTGATTGCGTTCGTGCTGCAGCTGCGCCTCCTTCATCTGGCCTGGTCAGCCCGGCGATCGGCCGCTGACCGGAGCAAGgccgagacggcggcggcggccgagaggAGAGCGCTCTGGGTATGCCTGCCGCTATACCTGCTCGGCGGAGCGCTGACCGTCGCCCTTCACGTGTCGAacagccgccgcgccgcgcgggagGAGTCCCTCGCTGTCCGCGTCGGCCCGGAGCCGGCTACGATGTGGGAGGACCTCGCGTCGTCCGCGGGGCTGGCGCTGGACGCGTTCCTTCTTCCCCAGGTCGCCATGAACGCGTTCtcgagcggcggggcggcgagaGCCATCTCGCCGTGGTTCTACGCCGGCGGCACCGTGGTCCGCGGGATGCCCCGTGTCTACAACGCGATCAGGGCCCGTGGATATGCGCCGAGCATGACACCGTCGAACGTGTATGCGAGCCCTCGTGACGATCGGTTCGGCGTCGCGTGGGACGTTGCTGTTCCGTGCGGAGCGGCGTTGCTGGCCGTGCTGCTGTTCTTACAGCAGCGGCTTGGTGGCGCCTTTTTGTTCGGTTCGCGGAGGTCAGGTGGATATGAGATGGTCTCTACTCAACTGGAGCATTAG
- the LOC140222726 gene encoding uncharacterized protein — translation MFGAGTYAEDDGWPPKHLPDAVLRLRVPSPPSLSDTFVIGQLNGAGFDAITLVAYAEGDGYKYGHPPSCPPLSSTVRGAVQALGAGFSCVHLREQLVSSYKLQHGGGGARASPSSTSPAPPLRLQEPRMHVGQVQCTAA, via the coding sequence ATGTTCGGCGCTGGCACCTACGCTGAGGACGACGGCTGGCCCCCCAAACACCTCCCCGACGCCGtgctccgcctccgcgtccCCAGCCCGCCCAGCCTCTCGGACACCTTCGTCATCGGCCAGCTCAACGGCGCTGGCTTCGACGCCATCACCCTCGTCGCGTACGCCGAAGGCGACGGGTACAAGTACGGCCACCCCCCATCCTGCCCGCCGCTGTCTTCTACCGTGAGAGGCGCGGTCCAGGCCCTAGGCGCCGGCTTCTCGTGCGTGCATCTCAGGGAGCAGCTCGTGAGCTCGTACAAGctgcagcacggcggcggcggcgcgcgcgcgtcgccgtcgagcaCCTCTCCGGCGCCGCCTCTGCGGCTGCAGGAGCCGCGCATGCACGTCGGCCAGGTGCAGTGTACCGCGGCATGA